The region TCTTGTGGTGACTGTTACCTCTTCAGGAACAAAGGCATATATTGACGGAGTCCAGCAGATTTCGTATACAAACGGAAATAATGGAATCAATCCTTCAGGCAGTATCTATATCGGTGCAAGAAATGATCTTAATGTGACTTGTTTTTATGACGGTAAACTCGATGATGTTCGTATTTATAACTATCCCTTAACCACAACTCAGATAAAGGAACTATATAAAGGCGGAGCGGTTGTTTTCAAGTGATATTTCTTCTTGTTCCTTCGATCAAAAACAGGTAGAATGAAGTATGCTGGGACGACTTTCTGTACTAAAAGTAGTAAGGTTAAAACTTTCTAAATTCTTTCGTTCGTTCATTTTGTCGCTCAAACGTATCCCTCACCTGCACAATAAAAGCGAATATAAAAAATTGCTCCGTTTACGGACAGCACTCATCGGTATACTCGGTTTAATAATCGGTATATCTCTGGTGTCGGTATTTCTCCTGAAAGGAAGAGGTGCTTCGGCAAACTGGTATAACGACAATTGGAAGTATCGGAAATCGGTTGCGCTTCCGAATCATACCGCTGAGGAAAGTAATGTGTTTATAACGATACCTATTGATACCGCGACTCTTATCAGTGCCGGTAAACTGCAGTCAGATTGTGGAGATTTTCGATTTACCGATAATACAGGGAAATTGCTCGAGTACTATATATCTTCAGGCTGCAACACTTCTGATACAAAAATTGACGTAAATATGACGACATATGGTGCGGGAAGTTTGGTTTTGCATGCATATTACGGGAACCCATTGGTTGAAAATGGCTTTAGCTTGACAGGATTCAGCACCAGTGCATCGAACAATGCTGCAACGATAAATTTGCAGGTTAACGCGAGTGGGAATGACGGAGATACTCAGATTGCCGGAGATCTTGATAACTCGCTGACAAGAGCATTTATTCCCATGGGTGTTTACAATGGGAATACCCATATGGCTGTTGTGCGATTCTTAGGCGCTTCTATTCCCCAAGGTACAACAATAACATCTGCTACGTTTACCCTGACAGGATTAAATACGTGGGATTGCGGGGGTTGCAGTATGGATTACATACTATTTGGTGAAGATGCTGATACAGCAACTGCATTAACATTAGATAATATGAATAATCTGACTCCTACTACAGCTAACGCTACTTGGTCTCTGCCAAGTGTGGTGGCAGAGTCCGAATATAGCAAAGACGTGACTAGTATAATTCAGGAAATAGTAAGTAGAGGAGGGTGGTCCACCGGGAATGCAATATCTATTATACTCGCCGATAACGGGAGTGATTACGGAGAATGGCAGGAGTTCTATTCCTATGACGGCAGTACTTCAAAAGCAGCAAAACTTTCAATCACATATTCATCAGGTGGAACACCAGCATTCGGCTCAGAGGAAATTGCCCCGGGTCCGGCAGCATACTGGAGATTTGACGAGGGATATGGGACGGGCGTGAATGATACGTCGGGGAATTCACAGACAGGAACCTTGGGCACGGGATCGTCTGCCCCGACATGGAGATCCGAAGAATATTGCCAGAATGGAAGTTGTCTGCAGTTTGACGGCACAGACGATTATATCCAATGGGCTGATAGCAGCACCCTTGATATTGAGAATGAGCTCACAATATCACTCTGGGTCAAGCCGATTTCACTCCAGAGCTCCACATATTACACGTTAGTTTATAAAGGAAACTCAACTAATGAGGTTAATTATTACTTTCAATTGTATGGGGATGAACTTAACTTCGGTACATACCAATCAGGATGGAGAGGAACAAATACAACGAATGCTGATATCCAGACGAACCAATGGTCTCATGTAGTCGTGACTTATTCAGATGCCTCTGATGATATTGATTTTTATGTTAACGGGATTTTGAAATCAGATGATGGTTTCAGTCATAATCTAGTGCTTTCCGCTGATAATCAGCCGTTTTATCTCGGCTCTTCTGCCGCTGATTTGGAATTTTATGACGGGTTTATGGATGAGGTCAAGATATATCCATATGTCAGATCTGCAGATGAGATAAAACAGGACTATTTATTTTCCGGTGCAAAAGGAGCAGCTGCGGTACTGGGGACACAGGATCGATCTTTTTTATCTGAAGGGTTGGTGGGATATTGGAAGATGGATGAGACTACAGGGACAACCGGTCCTAGTTGGACAGCTGTTGATTCGTCCGGGAACGGGAATAACGGGACCGGGGTAGGTGATGCCGGTCCCGGAGTGGGAAAGTACGGAAATGGCGGAAACTTTGATGGAACTGGAGATGAAATAGCCATTGGAGATAATACTTCACTCCGTCCTAATAGATTAACAATATCATTTTGGGCAAACACATCTTCATTGGCTAGTAATGATCAGAAAACCATTACAAAAGGAGCTACTTCCTCACAAGAAACATATATAGTAGGACCATATTTTGGAACATGGCGTTTTGTATTGCGTGACACATCTTACTCAATCTATGCACTGTCTGCAGGGTCCGGAATTACCACTTCGACATGGGAACATGTAACAGCAACATATGACGGAGATTACATGAGAATTTATTTAAATGGAGAACTAAGTAATTCTGTACAGATAGGAGATAAAGATCTCTCACAAAGTACAACAAACCTTGGTATCGGAGGCCCTGTGGATACAACTAGTTATAATTATTCAGGGGAAGTAGATGAAGTTCGAATTTATAATCGTGCGCTTTCTTCATCTGAAATAAAGACCCTCTATCAATGGGCACCGGGGCCGGTTATTTATTATGATTTTGATCAGGGAACAGGGACGACAGCGGTAAATGACAGATCCGGTAACGGGAGATCAGGTACCATGCAAAACTTCTCAAATAGTGCTTGGAAAGACGGAAAGTACGGAAAAGGACTACTGTTTGACGGATCAAGTACCTATGTCGGAGTGACATCACCTTCGTTACCGACAGCAGACTTTACCTATTCATTCTGGGCAAATTTTAAAGATATTGCGGTAGGCGGAAATGAGGCTGTGCTTGATACCGGCGGAAACGAATTCACAATTATTATTACAGACGGGAGTTTTAATATCCATACTAACGGGTCTTGGAGAACATATACCCCCACCAATGTAACTACAAATACATGGAATTATGTTACTGTGAGTAGAAGTGGTTCGACTATTAGCGTTTATCTAAACGGTGAACTAGAAAATACGGCAACTGACGGAACCGCCTTTGATTTCAGTACCTGTGAGTTGCTTATCGGAGTAGATGCCAACTCCGGATGTAACGCATCACTGGCAGATTATTCCAATCTTGTAATGGACGAGCTCAAGATCTACAACTATGCGCGGACTCGTGATCAGATACTTCAGGACATGAATGCCGGACATCCCTTGATCGGGACACCGGTCGGTTCTTCATCACTTCATCTAAAATTTGATGAAGGATATGGCACGACCGCAAATGATTCCAGTACGCAAGGGAATGACGGCAGTATATCAAGTGCAACATGGACTAATGACGGAAAATATGGCAAGGCTTTATCTTTTAACGGTACATCAGGGTATGTAAATGCAGGGTCTGATAGTTCGTTGGATGACTTGACAACAATGAGCGTGAGTGCCTGGATATATCCTACAGGCTACGGAGAGGGAAGTTACGGTCGGATTGTGAATAAAAGTGACACCTCGGGTACGAACTGGGGATTAACACTTGTGAATAACACATCACAACAAAGTATCCGTTTCTTTAAAGAACGAAACAGCGGGGCAAATGCGACACAGGTTACGGCCAGTGACGGCTCGATCCAATTGAACCAATGGTATCACGTCGTGGGTACCTATGATGAAAATGCCACTCCGCGCATGAGAATATTCATTAACGGACACGAGGCATCGTATTCCGAACAGATTGAAGGAACCGGATCTCCAGACAGCGATTCTACATATAACCTCACGATAGGGAATCGTCTTAATGAAGATCGTACTTTTCAGGGAACTATTGATGAAGTGCTCCTGTATCCATTTGCATTGACAGCTGATCAGGTAAAAGTTTTAAACAATGGTGGTAAAACTCTTGTACTCGGGGCCAAGTCAACTGGAGTAGGCGGATCAGCTCCTTCAAATTCTGCCGGTCGTGAATATTGTATCCCGGGAGATGCCAGTACGTGCAATGCACCGATTGCAGAGTGGAGTATGGATGATGGTGTGGTTGGTGCAAGTCAGACGATAGCAGATACCTCAGGAAACGGAAATAGCGGAACAACACAAAGTTCAAACGGAACGGGAATGAATTGTACGACCCCCGGAAAAATAGGGAAAGGATGTACTCTTGACGGAACAGATGATTATATACAGGTAACAGATCCCGGGACCGGCAGTATTCTTGATTTTTCAAATGGTGATCCTATTACTCTTGAAGCATGGATCAAACCTACTGCACTGCCTTCCTTAGGTACCTATCGCACTTTTTTAACAAAAGGGGGGATCTCAGACGGACAACTGAATTATTTGCTTGAGATAGGAAATGTGGGAGGAAGCGGCATTTTTGACTTCTGTTATAGCACTTCAGGATTTGCATATCATTGTTATGAACCTTCCGGTACAGTTCTTGATGTGGGTAAATGGCAACATATTGCCATGACGTTTACCTTTGGAACAGGAAGCAGTATAAAACTATACAAAAATGGACAGTTGCTGATTGGAAGTTGGTCTTCAGGTGACGGTAGTGGAACACCAGCCGAGACGAATCAAGATCTTTGGATCGGTGCTGATGGGACCCCCTCGTATTTTAACGGAGTAATAGATCAGGTTAAAATATATGACTATACTCGTACTCAGGCACAGATTGCATGGGATTACAATCGTGGAGCTCCGATTGCATGGTACAAAATGGATGAATGCCAGGGGACAACTGTTTACAACTCTGCTCTGAATGCTGACGGGAAAGCCGCTGGGAACAACGGTACGCTTTCAATAGGAGGTAGCGGGGAAGATACCGTCGGGAACTGCAGTACTTCATCAACTGCTTGGGGGAGTGGAGCCACCGGCAAAATAAATTCTGCTGTTGATTTTGATGGTACTGATGATTATGTAGAAGTGGCAGATAATGATGCTCTTGATTTTGTTGACGGACGGAATTTGAGTATTTCACTCTGGGTGAAACTTGATGCCGTAGCAAATGATTACACCATGTTGAGTAAAAAAACTTCGCAGGCCGCGTCTGATGCTGGATATATGATTTTCTTTAATGATCCATCAGATATTATTGATTTTCGTGTTGCGGATGGGACAGATCAGTTTATTGTGAGTTCTAAGGCAAATCTGATTTCAACAGGTACATGGGTTCATATTACCGCTGTGTATGTAGACGGGGATGCAAGCGCATCGACAATTTACATAAACGGAAAAGCTCAGAAAGATAGTACAACCGGAAATATTGCGAGCGTTGATAGTCTTGCAAATTCCGTTGGACTTCGATTCGGAACGCAAGGGAATGGAAGTTCAGACTTCGACGGACAGATCGATGATGTACGTATCTTTAACTATGCACTCACTGCTGAACAGGCAAAGCAAATCTACAACAACGGTGCCGTATCCTTCGAGTAATCAGAGTGTAAAAGAAGCATAGGGAATTTTTGACAGACCTTCCGTTACAAAAACAATAATTGAAAGTAGAGGATACACACTCCATGATGCGACAAAACCGAATTGCCAACTGATAAGACCAATCGGGATGATGATGAGTCCAAGTATCATGATTGGCGCAATGAGCCATGCTATAAGTATATTAGCAATCGGTGCGACAAGTGAAACCTGCCGAAAATAATAAAAGATAATCGGCACCGTAAAGACTTGCGCGGATAAAGATATTCGTAATTCTTCAAGCAAGTACGAAACCACTGAATTGGCCTTGACTAATTCATCTTGCGTTTTGTCACCATTTCTGACAGGTGATCCGAATAATATAATACCCAGAGTCGCCGCAAATGAAAGCTGAAAGGAAATGCTGGTTAACCAGCTTGGATTTATCAAGATCATAGCCAAAGCAGATAGAAATAATGAGTAAATAGTGAGAGCCTTTCTGCCGAATAAAAGGCCAACAAGAGATAAGATCCCCATAATGCCGGCGCGTACTACAGGTGCTTCCGGGCCGACGAAAAATATAAAGCCCACAATAATCCCGATTGTCAGCATCATAGCTAACTTGCGTCCGATAAAAGGGACCATGATGCGTAAGATTATCGAAGATAGGAGTGTGATATTCATGCCGGACAAAACAACAATATGAATGAGTCCAACTGCTTTCAGTTGGTTGTAGAATGTGTCTGTCACGAAGAGGGGTCTTCCGAGCAGTATTCCGTTCATAAGCGAAGCATGAGGTTCGGGTAAGTATGAATTGAAAAGATCTGTTATCGTTTCCATCTAAAGTGAAATATTGTCTTTGATTTTCGCGTATGTTGACTGATTCATTACCTTTTTGTTCAACAAATCTTCAATTACGATATAAGGTCGATTTTCAATAATTTTCTGTACTGTCACAGAGCCTACACCCGGCAATGTATCCAGTTCTTCCGCAGAAGCTTCATTGATGGAGACTGTCAGGCCTGTTTCTGTTTGTTTTGGATCGACAGGAAAGATTTCCGAAGACATTTCATTGATCTCGCCCAACGGTTGCAGATACTCCAGTATTCGTTTGCGTTCGGTAAATGTTCCGAGCGCTATATCAAACATGAATGGAATGTATATCTTATCCTGGTCGCCGACAAATCGTGCCATATTGAAGTTTCGTGCTACGAAATAACGGTCGGCTTCATGTGAAATACCGCCGGCCATCTCAACAAGATCTCCGATACGCGCTCCTGCGGAAGCTTCATATACTCCCGGATTATAAACCGCTCCCGAGACATCAACCGATACGGTTTGCCGGGGGATTGGTGTCGGAGACAGACGTTTTGATTCCGTTGGAACTGCAGCTTCCGACGGATGAAAGTCGAATTCGCGTTGCTGCACCAGGGAGACAACTGTGATGACTGCGGCAATTGCAATAAGACAAATTTCAATGATATACCTGCGGAGAGAAGTAGCTGAAGAGATAATATTGTTATACAATGGTATAATATAATTCATGAGAACATTGTACCATATCTTTGCTTTCAAATCACTTTCTTAAGAGACGGAGAATTCGCGGGGTTGCCAGTAGCATCACAAAAAGTATCAGAACGTAAGCCGAATATCGGAAGGGGAAGACATAATACCGGACAGAAACATTTTGTTGTTCGGCGTCATTACCTATCTGAAGATCTGCTCTCACTGTATATGAACCGATAAAACTGCCGGATACTATTGCTGTATTTGTGTTCGAAATCAAATTGTTTTCCGTACTTGTTCCTGAAAGGAGACGTTGAGAATCGGCAAGTATATACTGCTCGGGAATCGGGATGACAGTTGCTCCGGTCGAAAGGTTTGATTGCACGGACAGGGTTCCTGATGTTTGCAGTATCCGTTTTCCCTTATTTGCTACAGTCACGAGAATAGGAACGGGCTGAAAGCTGTCAAACAATGCCAGTTGGCGATTGCCTAACGAAAAGGTAAATTGCGGCTGTACACTAAACTGAGTTATTTCACCTGAGCTTGAAAGGTTACCGTCTTTACTGATAGACAGATATATATTGCTGCCGATCCCGCTTTGAAGGCTGATATGACTTGTATCTTCAAAACCTTCAGTAGGTTCAGATTCTACGACGAACGTGAAATAATAATCTTCTTCCTTAAGATTTTCATTGGTGACCACAATTAGATCAAACTCAATAGCTTCCTGTGCGGAGATAAGAAACGGTTCACCTATGCGCAACGCAGCATCGGATGTAGTAAACACAGGAAAATCCGGTACGTCAGAGTAATACGGAACTAAGTCATATGAACCTCCTGAATCCTTCACGGACAACAGATACGGTTGTAATTTCACAACGGTCGGATCACCGGTATTTACCAGTGTATACGGAAGAACGATTGAGGCTCCCGGTTTTGCGATCACATGATTTTGAGCGGGCTTCAGGGAGAATGAAAATTGCTGTGCCTGTACTATGGATATCTGTGAAACAAACAGAGAAAGAACAACGAATACCCCGATAATATGAGTAGTATTTCGAATGATGTAGGGGATAATTTTCATATTAATAGGGAAGGGCAAATAATGTTACAACCGATGAGTATGTCTCATCATTCAGTGCCTCTGTCACAATTTTCCAGTTCAGTGTAATACTGCTTCTTTTTGCCGGTTCTCCCTGCTTCAGAAGTGCTATGATGCCGTCAAAAGAGGGTGGGCGATAAAACGTTTTATCCTGAAAATCAGAAGGAGCATTATTCCCGGAAACTGAATAACCCCACCCGGGTATCTGTTCATTTTTCCAGGATTGGGCACGCAACGCGCTGCAGGTACGGCGGCTATCGCAGCGTGTCGGAGGAATAGTGGTATCGTTTTCAGAGGAGAATGCGGCTTTTGCTTCCATTAAAACCTGAAATCCGGAGCTTTCGGCACTTATATGAACGGAAGACTGTTCCTCCTGGACCGGTGCGGTCTCAAAAGAACTGAATGCAATTTGTGTACGATCGATCGAAAAAGAAATGGGTTGATCCTTACTCCGTACCGTATATCCCTGTTCTTCGAAGCGTTTCCTTTCGGCAGTACTGAATGAACCGAACTTTCCGGAATCTGAGGCTGTTGACAAGTCAAGCTGCTCAAGCTCAAGGATATATTCCTGTCCCGGGGGAAGAGGTGTCGGAGTAGGGGAATTGAGGAGCAAATCAAGGTCAATTTGAGCGTGAACACCGGGTGCTGAAAACAAACAATACGACGCCAGGCCTATGACGGAGATACAGAGTAAAAATCGGTGCATAGTATCATTTTACGATACTATCAAAAAAAACGTGGAACGTTCCTTGAAAGGAATCATTCCACGTTTTTGGGTTTATCGGTTATTCGGATTGAATCACAAGTTTGACACTTGGGGTCATCGTTGCGGCAATGTATGCCTCTTTGATGTTTTTATATCCGACGGATTCCATAAAAGCTTTTGCATTATCTTCAATCTGAGAAGTCTCAAATGAAAGCTTAGCGACCATTTGGTGGATAATCGGCGCCTTAGCTTCTGCTTTCCATCGAAGAGATCCTTTCTTGAATTTCTCGGCTGTCTTTTCAGGTTCCGTACTTACGGTTCCTGCTTTCGGATTCGGC is a window of Candidatus Roizmanbacteria bacterium DNA encoding:
- a CDS encoding helix-hairpin-helix domain-containing protein, whose product is MNYIIPLYNNIISSATSLRRYIIEICLIAIAAVITVVSLVQQREFDFHPSEAAVPTESKRLSPTPIPRQTVSVDVSGAVYNPGVYEASAGARIGDLVEMAGGISHEADRYFVARNFNMARFVGDQDKIYIPFMFDIALGTFTERKRILEYLQPLGEINEMSSEIFPVDPKQTETGLTVSINEASAEELDTLPGVGSVTVQKIIENRPYIVIEDLLNKKVMNQSTYAKIKDNISL
- a CDS encoding ComEC/Rec2 family competence protein, with product METITDLFNSYLPEPHASLMNGILLGRPLFVTDTFYNQLKAVGLIHIVVLSGMNITLLSSIILRIMVPFIGRKLAMMLTIGIIVGFIFFVGPEAPVVRAGIMGILSLVGLLFGRKALTIYSLFLSALAMILINPSWLTSISFQLSFAATLGIILFGSPVRNGDKTQDELVKANSVVSYLLEELRISLSAQVFTVPIIFYYFRQVSLVAPIANILIAWLIAPIMILGLIIIPIGLISWQFGFVASWSVYPLLSIIVFVTEGLSKIPYASFTL